In Gadus chalcogrammus isolate NIFS_2021 chromosome 11, NIFS_Gcha_1.0, whole genome shotgun sequence, a single window of DNA contains:
- the si:ch211-197h24.6 gene encoding uncharacterized protein si:ch211-197h24.6 isoform X2: MLLTGVNEPIIGLQYVWEYRSPSKSVPPHYQCKICNVTRLQHDMLAHVKGWKHSLRYMKRAHPTKVTGDEEEAIKDPLFRKKVKEASAEVASAEGSGKLKVILKEPCDVPAFQGLRTAIPKPLPSPGSMGPPGPYLGGRFSDPMFQGEYPTHGGPFHNPSIGDYGELDMGGFPSRPDYPASNMNLRRFPDEMGPSSHSGGGNGFSMASRRDSSGLLGDGPGRGYKEDFRGNSMGSGLMERPADRPEERPGLMGAHPESGSLPSTLLSYLDTFRIENEDDAQIVLKVTQKLTDVLMEYRLRSVSGGSTTLGSTSSSQRVSNPGERYSGNFLGPSRYSGGSSRFYN, translated from the exons atGCTGTTGACTGGAGTCAATGAGCCCATCATTG GCCTTCAGTATGTGTGGGAGTACCGTAGTCCCAGTAAATCTGTACCGCCACACTATCAGTGTAAAATCTGCAATGTGACCCGTCTACAGCACGACATGCTGGCCCACGTCAAAGGCTGGAAACACAGTCTCAGATATATG AAGCGGGCTCATCCCACTAAAGTGACAGGTGACGAGGAAGAGGCCATCAAAGACCCTTTGTTTAGGAAGAAAGTTAAAGAGGCATCAGCTGAGGTGGCAAGCGCTGAGGGCAGCGGGAAACTCAAG GTGATCCTTAAGGAGCCCTGTGATGTCCCTGCGTTCCAAGGTCTCCGGACTGCTATTCCCAAGCCTTTGCCTTCACCAGGATCTATGGGACCACCAGGCCCATATTTAG GTGGCAGGTTCTCTGACCCCATGTTCCAAGGAGAATATCCCACTCATGGAGGTCCTTTCCACAATCCTTCCATTGGTGACTATGGAGAGCTGGACATGGGAGGCTTCCCTAGCCGGCCGGACTACCCTGCCTCCAACATGAACCTTAGACGTTTCCCAGACGAGATGGGCCCTTCTTCCCACAGCGGGGGTGGAAATGGTTTTTCAATGGCTAGTAGAAGAGATAGCAGTGGATTGCTGGGAGACGGCCCTGGTCGAGGTTACAAAGAAGACTTTAGGGGGAACTCGATGGGGAGCGGCCTAATGGAGAGGCCAGCagacagaccagaggagaggcCGGGCCTCATGGGAGCACACCCCGAGAGCGGCAGCCTGCCCTCCACATTGCTCAGTTACCTA GATACCTTTCGGATAGAAAACGAGGACGATGCCCAGATTGTTCTGAAGGTGACACAGAAGTTGACAGATGTGCTGATGGAGTACCGGCTCAGAAGTGTCTCTGGG GGTTCTACCACTCTCGGCAGTACATCAAGTTCTCAGAGGGTCTCCAATCCTGGAGAACGCTACTCCGGAAATTTCTTAG GTCCATCCCGGTACTCTGGTGGTTCATCAAGGTTTTACAACTGA